A section of the Alligator mississippiensis isolate rAllMis1 chromosome 8, rAllMis1, whole genome shotgun sequence genome encodes:
- the KIF19 gene encoding kinesin-like protein KIF19 isoform X5, protein MKDTGDSKDQQLTVALRIRPISVAELEEGAALIAHRVDEQVVVLMDPMEDPDDILRANRSREKSYVFDVAFDFTATQEVVYRATTKGLIEGVISGYNATVFAYGPTGCGKTYTMLGTDQEPGIYVRTLNDLFRAIEETSDDMEYEVSMSYLEIYNEMIRDLLNPALGYLDLREDSKGVIQVAGITEVSTINAKEVMQLLTKGNKQRMQEPTAANRTSSRSHAVLQVTVRQKSRVRNVLQEIRLGRLFMIDLAGSERASQTQNRGQRMKEGAHINRSLLALGNCINALSDRAGAKYVNYRDSKLTRLLKDSLGGNSRTVMIAHISPASTAFEESRSTLTYADRAKNIRTTVKRNLLNVSYHIAQYTSIISDLRREIQRLKGKIDQQGSRPPDHGNIRHIQAEVQLHSSQCTRRETEQLQAQLVGTFQEQMDVRRHLLTLDNACTEVQLESSRHLLTVADWEQEKTRRAQKRRGERRKETRGKDESEKDSDTGDDQSDAPEPPEVAVAREAIAALLGEQKKLHKQKGELEWRLRELQQRGRQLEEALPRPVGAEEQREALGLLCRVRQLEAESAALQLHRDDAAQRFEQHRRLCHQIIRQQRQLIREYHLSVPRHLEELYEIYLRELEESGLDRVASKTLKDMPLPKLPQLPVGDGALDSDQESVRTLGSEPPAPPPRDSRRSTLPPLVGEAESNPAQMFKASPRAQLLKSSAVQTPPPIHINGLVTQECPPRDSLVSLGSQRTSSPDSGELCTDFALAHRELKEILSGTKSIAVKAARRRSQALECDRLPLLEPAKEPSSLSLHSLSESEDPLSPATPLGRRAPSPSLPHAASEDNLSSSTGEAGSRAGGTLPNRSPGPWLRAHKKGSKKLERREESLDAKRRRRRSRSFEVTGHGLSGLKSNVPRCRPLESSSEHRLLGGSQLAPPARAPSKAPLHLAKVRLPQSQPPGPEDSPALPLALPHPGGLKKGPATSQRPRPGYIAVNAGSKDSRSRRY, encoded by the exons ATGAAGGACACGGGGGACTCCAAGGACCAGCAGCTCACC GTAGCCCTACGGATCCGGCCGATCAGCGTGGCCGAGCTGGAGGAGGGCGCCGCGCTCATTGCGCACCGGGTGGACGAGCAG GTGGTGGTGCTGATGGACCCCATGGAAGACCCCGACGACATCCTGCGCGCCAACCGCTCCCGCGAGAAGTCCTACGTCTTTGACGTGGCTTTCGACTTCACCGCCACCCAG GAGGTTGTGTATCGCGCCACCACCAAGGGCCTCATTGAGGGCGTCATCTCCGGCTACAACGCCACCGTCTTTGCCTACGGCCCCACCG GCTGCGGGAAGACGTACACGATGCTGGGCACGGACCAGGAGCCGGGCATCTACGTGCGCACCCTCAACGACCTGTTTCGCGCCATCGAGGAGACCAGCGATGACATGGAGTACGAGGTCTCCATGTCCTACCTCGAG ATCTACAACGAGATGATCCGGGACCTGCTGAACCCGGCGCTGGGCTACCTGGACCTGCGGGAGGACTCCAAGGGCGTCATCCAGGTGGCCGGCATCACCGAGGTCTCCACCATCAATGCCAAGGAG GTCATGCAGCTGCTGACAAAGGGCAACAAGCAGCGGATGCAGGAGCCCACGGCCGCCAACCGCACCTCGTCGCGCTCCCACGCCGTGCTGCAGGTCACCGTCCGCCAGAAGAGCCGCGTCCGCAACGTGCTGCAAGAGATCCGCCTCGGCCGCCTCTTCATGATCGACCTGGCCGGCTCCGAGCGGGCCTCCCAG aCGCAGAACCGGGGGCAGCGGATGAAGGAGGGCGCCCACATCAACCGCTCGCTGCTGGCACTGGGCAACTGCATCAACGCCCTGAGCGACAGGGCGGGTGCCAAGTACGTCAACTACCGCGACAGCAAGCTCACCCGCCTGCTCAAG GACTCGCTGGGGGGCAACAGCCGCACGGTGATGATCGCGCACATCAGCCCGGCCAGCACTGCCTTCGAGGAGTCGCGCAGCACCCTCACCTACGCCGACCGCGCCAAGAACATCCGCACCACG GTGAAGAGGAACCTGCTGAACGTCTCGTACCACATCGCGCAGTACACCAGCATCATCTCCGACCTGCGCCGCGAGATCCAGCGCCTCAAGGGCAAGATTGACCAGCAGGGCTCCCGCCCGCCCGACCACGGCAACATCCGCCACATCCAAG CCGAGGTgcagctgcacagctcccagtGCACACGGAGGGAGacggagcagctgcaggcacagctggtggGCACCTTCCAGGAGCAGATGGACGTGCGACGCCACCTCCTGACACTGGACAACGCCTGCACGGAGGTGCAGCTGGAGAGCTCCCGCCACCTGCTCACCGTGGCTGA ctgggagcaggagaaGACGCGGCGTGCCCAGAAGCGGCGGGGAGAGCGGCGGAAGGAGACGCGGGGCAAGGACGAGAGCGAGAAGGACTCGGACACGGGGGACGACCAGTCGGACGCGCCTGAGCCTCCTGAGGTGGCCGTGGCCCGTGAGGCCATCGCTGCCCTGCTGGGCGAGCAGAAGAAGCTGCACAAGCAGAAG GGGGAGCTGGAGTGGCGGCTACGGGAGCTGCAGCAGCGAGGCCGGCAGCTGGAGGAGGCGCTGCCACGGCCCGTGGGCGCAGAAGAGCAGCGCGAGgcactggggctgctgtgccgcgtgcgccagctggaggcagagagTGCAGCCCTGCAATTGCACCGGGACGACGCGGCGCAACGCTTCGAGCAGCATCGCCGCCTCTGCCACCAGATCATCCGCCAGCAGCGCCAGCTCATCCGTG AGTACCACCTGTCGGTGCCACGGCACTTGGAAGAGCTGTACGAGATCTACCTGCGGGAGCTGGAGGAGAGCGGCCTGGACCGCGTGGCCAGCAAGACCCTCAAG GACATGCCTCTGCCCAAgctcccccagctcccggtgGGCGACGGCGCGCTGGACTCGGACCAGGAGAGTGTGAGGACGCTGGGCTCGGAGCCCCCGGCACCGCCGCCGCGGGATTCCCGCAGGAGCACCCTGCCCCCGTTGGTTGGCGAGGCAGAGAG CAACCCAGCCCAGATGTTCAAGGCCAGCCCGCGGGCACAGCTGCTCAAGAGCTCGGCCGTGCAGACGCCACCCCCCATCCACATCAACGGCCTGGTGACCCAGGAG TGCCCGCCCCGGGACAGCCTGGTGAGCCTGGGCAGCCAACGCACCTCCTCCCCGGATAGCGGCGAGCTCTGCACCGACTTCGCCCTTGCGCACAGAG AGCTCAAGGAGATCCTGAGTGGCACCAAGAGCATCGCGGTAAAGGCTGCCCGGCGCCGCTCCCAGGCCCTGGAGTGCGACCGCCTGCCCCTGCTGGAGCCGGCCAAGGAGCCCAGCAGCCTGTCGCTGCACTCGCTGAGCGAGAGCGAGGACCCCCTGTCCCCCGCCACCCCCCTGGGCCGCCGAGCACCGAGCCCCAGCTTGCCACACGCCGCCAGCGAGGACAACCtgtccagcagcactggggaggcgGGCTCGCGGGCTGGTGGCACGCTCCCCAACCGCTcgcccgggccctggctccgggcgcacaagaaaggcagcaagaagcTGGAGAGGCGGGAGGAGTCGCTGGATGCCAAGCGGAGGAGGCGGCGGTCCCGGTCTTTCGAGGTCACCGGCCACGGG CTCTCTGGCCTGAAGAGCAATGTGCCGCGTTGCAGACCACTGGAGAGCAGCTCCGAGCACCGGCTGCTGGGAGGCAGTCAGCTGGCACCGCCCGCCCGGGCGCCCAGCAAAGCCCCGCTGCACCTGGCCAAGGTGCGGCTGCCGCAGAGCCAGCCCCCAG gtcCCGAGGACTCGCCTGcactccccctggccctgccccaccccggcgGCTTGAAGAAAGGCCCCGCCACCAGCCAGCGCCCCCGGCCTGGCTACATCGCGGTGAACGCTGGCAGCAAGGACAGCCGGAGCCGCAGATACTga
- the KIF19 gene encoding kinesin-like protein KIF19 isoform X2, translating to MGWPDVHAMPTAVCGSGAPRGSPLVPAVFQVALRIRPISVAELEEGAALIAHRVDEQVVVLMDPMEDPDDILRANRSREKSYVFDVAFDFTATQEVVYRATTKGLIEGVISGYNATVFAYGPTGCGKTYTMLGTDQEPGIYVRTLNDLFRAIEETSDDMEYEVSMSYLEIYNEMIRDLLNPALGYLDLREDSKGVIQVAGITEVSTINAKEVMQLLTKGNKQRMQEPTAANRTSSRSHAVLQVTVRQKSRVRNVLQEIRLGRLFMIDLAGSERASQTQNRGQRMKEGAHINRSLLALGNCINALSDRAGAKYVNYRDSKLTRLLKDSLGGNSRTVMIAHISPASTAFEESRSTLTYADRAKNIRTTVKRNLLNVSYHIAQYTSIISDLRREIQRLKGKIDQQGSRPPDHGNIRHIQAEVQLHSSQCTRRETEQLQAQLVGTFQEQMDVRRHLLTLDNACTEVQLESSRHLLTVADWEQEKTRRAQKRRGERRKETRGKDESEKDSDTGDDQSDAPEPPEVAVAREAIAALLGEQKKLHKQKGELEWRLRELQQRGRQLEEALPRPVGAEEQREALGLLCRVRQLEAESAALQLHRDDAAQRFEQHRRLCHQIIRQQRQLIREYHLSVPRHLEELYEIYLRELEESGLDRVASKTLKDMPLPKLPQLPVGDGALDSDQESVRTLGSEPPAPPPRDSRRSTLPPLVGEAESNPAQMFKASPRAQLLKSSAVQTPPPIHINGLVTQECPPRDSLVSLGSQRTSSPDSGELCTDFALAHRELKEILSGTKSIAVKAARRRSQALECDRLPLLEPAKEPSSLSLHSLSESEDPLSPATPLGRRAPSPSLPHAASEDNLSSSTGEAGSRAGGTLPNRSPGPWLRAHKKGSKKLERREESLDAKRRRRRSRSFEVTGHGLSGLKSNVPRCRPLESSSEHRLLGGSQLAPPARAPSKAPLHLAKVRLPQSQPPGPEDSPALPLALPHPGGLKKGPATSQRPRPGYIAVNAGSKDSRSRRY from the exons atggggtggcccGATGTGCACGCAATGCCCACCGCGGTATGCGGCTCCGGTGCCCCCCGAGGCTCCCCGCTGGTCCCCGCTGTCTTCCAGGTAGCCCTACGGATCCGGCCGATCAGCGTGGCCGAGCTGGAGGAGGGCGCCGCGCTCATTGCGCACCGGGTGGACGAGCAG GTGGTGGTGCTGATGGACCCCATGGAAGACCCCGACGACATCCTGCGCGCCAACCGCTCCCGCGAGAAGTCCTACGTCTTTGACGTGGCTTTCGACTTCACCGCCACCCAG GAGGTTGTGTATCGCGCCACCACCAAGGGCCTCATTGAGGGCGTCATCTCCGGCTACAACGCCACCGTCTTTGCCTACGGCCCCACCG GCTGCGGGAAGACGTACACGATGCTGGGCACGGACCAGGAGCCGGGCATCTACGTGCGCACCCTCAACGACCTGTTTCGCGCCATCGAGGAGACCAGCGATGACATGGAGTACGAGGTCTCCATGTCCTACCTCGAG ATCTACAACGAGATGATCCGGGACCTGCTGAACCCGGCGCTGGGCTACCTGGACCTGCGGGAGGACTCCAAGGGCGTCATCCAGGTGGCCGGCATCACCGAGGTCTCCACCATCAATGCCAAGGAG GTCATGCAGCTGCTGACAAAGGGCAACAAGCAGCGGATGCAGGAGCCCACGGCCGCCAACCGCACCTCGTCGCGCTCCCACGCCGTGCTGCAGGTCACCGTCCGCCAGAAGAGCCGCGTCCGCAACGTGCTGCAAGAGATCCGCCTCGGCCGCCTCTTCATGATCGACCTGGCCGGCTCCGAGCGGGCCTCCCAG aCGCAGAACCGGGGGCAGCGGATGAAGGAGGGCGCCCACATCAACCGCTCGCTGCTGGCACTGGGCAACTGCATCAACGCCCTGAGCGACAGGGCGGGTGCCAAGTACGTCAACTACCGCGACAGCAAGCTCACCCGCCTGCTCAAG GACTCGCTGGGGGGCAACAGCCGCACGGTGATGATCGCGCACATCAGCCCGGCCAGCACTGCCTTCGAGGAGTCGCGCAGCACCCTCACCTACGCCGACCGCGCCAAGAACATCCGCACCACG GTGAAGAGGAACCTGCTGAACGTCTCGTACCACATCGCGCAGTACACCAGCATCATCTCCGACCTGCGCCGCGAGATCCAGCGCCTCAAGGGCAAGATTGACCAGCAGGGCTCCCGCCCGCCCGACCACGGCAACATCCGCCACATCCAAG CCGAGGTgcagctgcacagctcccagtGCACACGGAGGGAGacggagcagctgcaggcacagctggtggGCACCTTCCAGGAGCAGATGGACGTGCGACGCCACCTCCTGACACTGGACAACGCCTGCACGGAGGTGCAGCTGGAGAGCTCCCGCCACCTGCTCACCGTGGCTGA ctgggagcaggagaaGACGCGGCGTGCCCAGAAGCGGCGGGGAGAGCGGCGGAAGGAGACGCGGGGCAAGGACGAGAGCGAGAAGGACTCGGACACGGGGGACGACCAGTCGGACGCGCCTGAGCCTCCTGAGGTGGCCGTGGCCCGTGAGGCCATCGCTGCCCTGCTGGGCGAGCAGAAGAAGCTGCACAAGCAGAAG GGGGAGCTGGAGTGGCGGCTACGGGAGCTGCAGCAGCGAGGCCGGCAGCTGGAGGAGGCGCTGCCACGGCCCGTGGGCGCAGAAGAGCAGCGCGAGgcactggggctgctgtgccgcgtgcgccagctggaggcagagagTGCAGCCCTGCAATTGCACCGGGACGACGCGGCGCAACGCTTCGAGCAGCATCGCCGCCTCTGCCACCAGATCATCCGCCAGCAGCGCCAGCTCATCCGTG AGTACCACCTGTCGGTGCCACGGCACTTGGAAGAGCTGTACGAGATCTACCTGCGGGAGCTGGAGGAGAGCGGCCTGGACCGCGTGGCCAGCAAGACCCTCAAG GACATGCCTCTGCCCAAgctcccccagctcccggtgGGCGACGGCGCGCTGGACTCGGACCAGGAGAGTGTGAGGACGCTGGGCTCGGAGCCCCCGGCACCGCCGCCGCGGGATTCCCGCAGGAGCACCCTGCCCCCGTTGGTTGGCGAGGCAGAGAG CAACCCAGCCCAGATGTTCAAGGCCAGCCCGCGGGCACAGCTGCTCAAGAGCTCGGCCGTGCAGACGCCACCCCCCATCCACATCAACGGCCTGGTGACCCAGGAG TGCCCGCCCCGGGACAGCCTGGTGAGCCTGGGCAGCCAACGCACCTCCTCCCCGGATAGCGGCGAGCTCTGCACCGACTTCGCCCTTGCGCACAGAG AGCTCAAGGAGATCCTGAGTGGCACCAAGAGCATCGCGGTAAAGGCTGCCCGGCGCCGCTCCCAGGCCCTGGAGTGCGACCGCCTGCCCCTGCTGGAGCCGGCCAAGGAGCCCAGCAGCCTGTCGCTGCACTCGCTGAGCGAGAGCGAGGACCCCCTGTCCCCCGCCACCCCCCTGGGCCGCCGAGCACCGAGCCCCAGCTTGCCACACGCCGCCAGCGAGGACAACCtgtccagcagcactggggaggcgGGCTCGCGGGCTGGTGGCACGCTCCCCAACCGCTcgcccgggccctggctccgggcgcacaagaaaggcagcaagaagcTGGAGAGGCGGGAGGAGTCGCTGGATGCCAAGCGGAGGAGGCGGCGGTCCCGGTCTTTCGAGGTCACCGGCCACGGG CTCTCTGGCCTGAAGAGCAATGTGCCGCGTTGCAGACCACTGGAGAGCAGCTCCGAGCACCGGCTGCTGGGAGGCAGTCAGCTGGCACCGCCCGCCCGGGCGCCCAGCAAAGCCCCGCTGCACCTGGCCAAGGTGCGGCTGCCGCAGAGCCAGCCCCCAG gtcCCGAGGACTCGCCTGcactccccctggccctgccccaccccggcgGCTTGAAGAAAGGCCCCGCCACCAGCCAGCGCCCCCGGCCTGGCTACATCGCGGTGAACGCTGGCAGCAAGGACAGCCGGAGCCGCAGATACTga
- the KIF19 gene encoding kinesin-like protein KIF19 isoform X4: protein MKDTGDSKDQQLTVALRIRPISVAELEEGAALIAHRVDEQVVVLMDPMEDPDDILRANRSREKSYVFDVAFDFTATQEVVYRATTKGLIEGVISGYNATVFAYGPTGCGKTYTMLGTDQEPGIYVRTLNDLFRAIEETSDDMEYEVSMSYLEIYNEMIRDLLNPALGYLDLREDSKGVIQVAGITEVSTINAKEVMQLLTKGNKQRMQEPTAANRTSSRSHAVLQVTVRQKSRVRNVLQEIRLGRLFMIDLAGSERASQTQNRGQRMKEGAHINRSLLALGNCINALSDRAGAKYVNYRDSKLTRLLKDSLGGNSRTVMIAHISPASTAFEESRSTLTYADRAKNIRTTVKRNLLNVSYHIAQYTSIISDLRREIQRLKGKIDQQGSRPPDHGNIRHIQAEVQLHSSQCTRRETEQLQAQLVGTFQEQMDVRRHLLTLDNACTEVQLESSRHLLTVADWEQEKTRRAQKRRGERRKETRGKDESEKDSDTGDDQSDAPEPPEVAVAREAIAALLGEQKKLHKQKGELEWRLRELQQRGRQLEEALPRPVGAEEQREALGLLCRVRQLEAESAALQLHRDDAAQRFEQHRRLCHQIIRQQRQLIREYHLSVPRHLEELYEIYLRELEESGLDRVASKTLKDMPLPKLPQLPVGDGALDSDQESVRTLGSEPPAPPPRDSRRSTLPPLVGEAESNPAQMFKASPRAQLLKSSAVQTPPPIHINGLVTQECPPRDSLVSLGSQRTSSPDSGELCTDFALAHRAELKEILSGTKSIAVKAARRRSQALECDRLPLLEPAKEPSSLSLHSLSESEDPLSPATPLGRRAPSPSLPHAASEDNLSSSTGEAGSRAGGTLPNRSPGPWLRAHKKGSKKLERREESLDAKRRRRRSRSFEVTGHGLSGLKSNVPRCRPLESSSEHRLLGGSQLAPPARAPSKAPLHLAKVRLPQSQPPGPEDSPALPLALPHPGGLKKGPATSQRPRPGYIAVNAGSKDSRSRRY from the exons ATGAAGGACACGGGGGACTCCAAGGACCAGCAGCTCACC GTAGCCCTACGGATCCGGCCGATCAGCGTGGCCGAGCTGGAGGAGGGCGCCGCGCTCATTGCGCACCGGGTGGACGAGCAG GTGGTGGTGCTGATGGACCCCATGGAAGACCCCGACGACATCCTGCGCGCCAACCGCTCCCGCGAGAAGTCCTACGTCTTTGACGTGGCTTTCGACTTCACCGCCACCCAG GAGGTTGTGTATCGCGCCACCACCAAGGGCCTCATTGAGGGCGTCATCTCCGGCTACAACGCCACCGTCTTTGCCTACGGCCCCACCG GCTGCGGGAAGACGTACACGATGCTGGGCACGGACCAGGAGCCGGGCATCTACGTGCGCACCCTCAACGACCTGTTTCGCGCCATCGAGGAGACCAGCGATGACATGGAGTACGAGGTCTCCATGTCCTACCTCGAG ATCTACAACGAGATGATCCGGGACCTGCTGAACCCGGCGCTGGGCTACCTGGACCTGCGGGAGGACTCCAAGGGCGTCATCCAGGTGGCCGGCATCACCGAGGTCTCCACCATCAATGCCAAGGAG GTCATGCAGCTGCTGACAAAGGGCAACAAGCAGCGGATGCAGGAGCCCACGGCCGCCAACCGCACCTCGTCGCGCTCCCACGCCGTGCTGCAGGTCACCGTCCGCCAGAAGAGCCGCGTCCGCAACGTGCTGCAAGAGATCCGCCTCGGCCGCCTCTTCATGATCGACCTGGCCGGCTCCGAGCGGGCCTCCCAG aCGCAGAACCGGGGGCAGCGGATGAAGGAGGGCGCCCACATCAACCGCTCGCTGCTGGCACTGGGCAACTGCATCAACGCCCTGAGCGACAGGGCGGGTGCCAAGTACGTCAACTACCGCGACAGCAAGCTCACCCGCCTGCTCAAG GACTCGCTGGGGGGCAACAGCCGCACGGTGATGATCGCGCACATCAGCCCGGCCAGCACTGCCTTCGAGGAGTCGCGCAGCACCCTCACCTACGCCGACCGCGCCAAGAACATCCGCACCACG GTGAAGAGGAACCTGCTGAACGTCTCGTACCACATCGCGCAGTACACCAGCATCATCTCCGACCTGCGCCGCGAGATCCAGCGCCTCAAGGGCAAGATTGACCAGCAGGGCTCCCGCCCGCCCGACCACGGCAACATCCGCCACATCCAAG CCGAGGTgcagctgcacagctcccagtGCACACGGAGGGAGacggagcagctgcaggcacagctggtggGCACCTTCCAGGAGCAGATGGACGTGCGACGCCACCTCCTGACACTGGACAACGCCTGCACGGAGGTGCAGCTGGAGAGCTCCCGCCACCTGCTCACCGTGGCTGA ctgggagcaggagaaGACGCGGCGTGCCCAGAAGCGGCGGGGAGAGCGGCGGAAGGAGACGCGGGGCAAGGACGAGAGCGAGAAGGACTCGGACACGGGGGACGACCAGTCGGACGCGCCTGAGCCTCCTGAGGTGGCCGTGGCCCGTGAGGCCATCGCTGCCCTGCTGGGCGAGCAGAAGAAGCTGCACAAGCAGAAG GGGGAGCTGGAGTGGCGGCTACGGGAGCTGCAGCAGCGAGGCCGGCAGCTGGAGGAGGCGCTGCCACGGCCCGTGGGCGCAGAAGAGCAGCGCGAGgcactggggctgctgtgccgcgtgcgccagctggaggcagagagTGCAGCCCTGCAATTGCACCGGGACGACGCGGCGCAACGCTTCGAGCAGCATCGCCGCCTCTGCCACCAGATCATCCGCCAGCAGCGCCAGCTCATCCGTG AGTACCACCTGTCGGTGCCACGGCACTTGGAAGAGCTGTACGAGATCTACCTGCGGGAGCTGGAGGAGAGCGGCCTGGACCGCGTGGCCAGCAAGACCCTCAAG GACATGCCTCTGCCCAAgctcccccagctcccggtgGGCGACGGCGCGCTGGACTCGGACCAGGAGAGTGTGAGGACGCTGGGCTCGGAGCCCCCGGCACCGCCGCCGCGGGATTCCCGCAGGAGCACCCTGCCCCCGTTGGTTGGCGAGGCAGAGAG CAACCCAGCCCAGATGTTCAAGGCCAGCCCGCGGGCACAGCTGCTCAAGAGCTCGGCCGTGCAGACGCCACCCCCCATCCACATCAACGGCCTGGTGACCCAGGAG TGCCCGCCCCGGGACAGCCTGGTGAGCCTGGGCAGCCAACGCACCTCCTCCCCGGATAGCGGCGAGCTCTGCACCGACTTCGCCCTTGCGCACAGAG CAGAGCTCAAGGAGATCCTGAGTGGCACCAAGAGCATCGCGGTAAAGGCTGCCCGGCGCCGCTCCCAGGCCCTGGAGTGCGACCGCCTGCCCCTGCTGGAGCCGGCCAAGGAGCCCAGCAGCCTGTCGCTGCACTCGCTGAGCGAGAGCGAGGACCCCCTGTCCCCCGCCACCCCCCTGGGCCGCCGAGCACCGAGCCCCAGCTTGCCACACGCCGCCAGCGAGGACAACCtgtccagcagcactggggaggcgGGCTCGCGGGCTGGTGGCACGCTCCCCAACCGCTcgcccgggccctggctccgggcgcacaagaaaggcagcaagaagcTGGAGAGGCGGGAGGAGTCGCTGGATGCCAAGCGGAGGAGGCGGCGGTCCCGGTCTTTCGAGGTCACCGGCCACGGG CTCTCTGGCCTGAAGAGCAATGTGCCGCGTTGCAGACCACTGGAGAGCAGCTCCGAGCACCGGCTGCTGGGAGGCAGTCAGCTGGCACCGCCCGCCCGGGCGCCCAGCAAAGCCCCGCTGCACCTGGCCAAGGTGCGGCTGCCGCAGAGCCAGCCCCCAG gtcCCGAGGACTCGCCTGcactccccctggccctgccccaccccggcgGCTTGAAGAAAGGCCCCGCCACCAGCCAGCGCCCCCGGCCTGGCTACATCGCGGTGAACGCTGGCAGCAAGGACAGCCGGAGCCGCAGATACTga